The Carassius carassius chromosome 5, fCarCar2.1, whole genome shotgun sequence DNA window CATGTGAGCGATCAGTGATTTGTGGGTCAGTtggaaaataaagagaaaagtttTATAGCCCATTTAGAAAGATAAATTTCCTTTGACCTATTTTCCTCTCTTTGACTCCCTCTTGCTCTCtgtgtatctatctgtctgtagaTCCAGTCACAGGTGACTCCTCACGCCATCGTATTCCTGCCCAATTCAGATGGGATGGAGATGCTGTTGTGTTATGAGGATGAGGGTGTTTACGTCAACACGTATGGGCGCATCATTAAAGATGTGGTGCTGCAGTGGGGAGAAATGCCCACTTCTGTGGgtaagtatgcacacacacacacacacacacacacgtgcgcgcGTGTACTGTGCTCTCGTATTCTTTTCGCAGAATTGCTAAATTGGTTAAAATGAATGTCTTTTCTGGATTAGAGCACATTAGCTTGAATTAACCAAGAGATGATTGTGTTGTTGCGGTAGATATTTTTGTTGCACATGTGCCTTTGAGATAGTATTAATAAAGTGAATGATAAAATGTTCATATGTCTCTGTATTTTGCGTGTAGCCCACATCTGCTCTAATCAGATTATGGGATGGGGAGAGAAAGCCATAGAGATCCGTTCTGTTGAGACGGGACACCTGGATGGAGTCTTCATGCACAAGAGAGCTCAGAGGCTCAAGTTCCTATGTGAAAGAAATGACAAGGTGATCAATTTtcttgcacacaaacacacagagagacacatgtGGCACTTCATTCAAATAGGGCTTCCTTTTTTTCCAAAAGAAGTGTAGATACTAGAATGCATACATAACAAAACCTCAAGTGGAGAGTtgttttagacaaaaaaaaagttttttagatTCTGTTCAAGTTCTATGATATCTGCAAGTTTTGCAATTCTGCTGCAAAAATATGgaggtaacattttattttaagggccaattcttgctattaacaaaccattaactacgacttttgccttAAACTtctaatttactgcttattaatagctagtaaagtagttgttaagtttaggtattgagtAGGATTAGGGCTGTAgaatgtgttttataagtactaataaaaaatgtgttaagTAGAGACATGCTATTAATGAACTATTTAATAGTgggaattggtccctatactaaagtgttatcaATATggaattaaatacagtttaacatgggtatttaaaaaaataaataattacatttaatttgggACAAgggtaaatattacattttggtCATTAAggtaataagtaaaaaaaaattattgtttttatattcaaTCAACTTattcaatatattcaatatcAGTTTAATAGATTTACACAGAAAAATGATCTTCTCATTAAGCTTATCCACTTTAcactgtaacttttttttctttcaggtgTTTTTTGCGTCGGTGCGTTCTGGTGGCAGCAGTCAAGTCTACTTTATGACCCTCAACAGAAACTGCATTATGAACTGGTGAAAGAGCTGCCACATGAACATAGATTCTGCTGTGTGCACACTGGCAAACACTGAAGAGATAGTCCTCACACACAACATCATCCACAGACACATTCTCACActctgtaaatacacacacacaaacacactcctgcACAAACTTACATATAGAACAGAGTTATTTACTTCATATCTTCCTGAAGACACTCCTTCACCATTCTCCTGTGATCTCTGAGCCAACTGTACAAGGCACGCGTGTCTGCCGTGAGCGCGCTGTTGACCTCTGACAGAGCAATGTTGTGTTCATCTGATTCCACATGGGTTAGCTTTCAGCTCACTGGGGCCAACGATCCTCACTGCTAATATTTCTGACCTTTCTAAGACCAGACAACAAGACTAACTGTACATTATTCTACTAGAAATGCGTGTAAACTATGAGAATCGTTTAACTGTCATGCGTCTTGTGACGCAGCATtagcgtgcgtgcgtgtgagacTTTATAAGCTACTTTGAGCAGCAGAAACCACTCGAGGTGGTACTGCAACATCTGTAATTTTCCATTTTAACTGTAGAGTGTAGTAGTCATTTGTTTCCTGGTTGCATTCAGAGTTTCAGATAAAAGTGATATAATGTTTTCTTTCAACATGTAGAAGTTTAGAAATTGATTTAGAAATAGGAGTTAACATTCTGAAATGGCTTCCCTTCTGAGCAAGGGAAGGTTTTTTCGCTTTCTTGATGTATAAACAATAATCTGAAGCCCGTGTCACCAAATTGTTTGTTCGATGGAAAAGGTGGTTGCCGCTTACGGAGCAGAATCCAGCGTTTTGCTTTTCCACTAGTCAGCTGGTGAAACCAAGTGACCCACAATGGAGCAACAGTCTCTGGTTTTGCTTTTCAAAGCGCTTTTTTCTTTCTATGTGGAAAGTATCATATCTACTACAGTTTGATATTCTCTGTACGTAAACGTATTTGGTATTACTTCTACTTTTATTATCTGCTGTTCTATAGCTGTTCTATTGCAATACGTTGTGTGTGCTCGTTCTTGTTCGAAGTTTGACGAGGGAGTTTCTCTTGGGTTATTCTGATTTCAGATAGGAAGATACAACAAGTTACCCCGGATAtgactgaaaatgttttttgttttgtttggcagCACAAATGTATAGTTCTGTTGTCAAAATGTAAATTGTACATAGCAGTTATGGTTGTATTTAGATCTTATTTGTATTAAGTaagcatatgattttttttaggaGTTCAATCACTACACGACTGCGTAATACACTTGACTGTGGTTTCataactgaaaatgtgtttgtgcTGTCAAAAGTGCTTGCTTGCTTATggaaggtttagtttttttaggCAGGCTTGTAGTTCATCAGGGatgtgtgcatttgatcagaCTTTTTAGCCCCACCATCATTTAGCAACACAAATTTCATGTTTTAGATGAGAACTTGGGTGGATTGGAGCAAGAATATTCTTTTGTATCAGACAGTATGCAAACGAGCTGCGTGcgtgcatgcatgtgtttgtggggAAACAGGATCAGTATAAAGCAATAGCATAAGGATTATTGACGGGTTTGTGCCTGGTGTTACTGTTTTCAGCTCTGCAATACTAGACCAGAGATTTTTCTCAAGCTTTTCACTCATCTCCATGCAGGTAATCTACATTTACAGCAGtattcacccaaaaaaataaatacattttctcttTCCCTATTTAATGAAGATGTTATTATACCATTATATCACTTATAAAGTGCTGTCATAATGAACAAATGTGAACACTAATCACAGAATATTTGACGCACTTTGAAATATTTTCACACTAAATGATTAGCACCGATTTGTTAAGTAGCTTGTGACGGTAAAATCATCTTCTGTTACCTGATAGCCCCTCCCACCGGacatttatttaacctttatttaaccaggaagtcCCTTGAGATAGAATCTCTTTTTCGCGGGAGACCTGGCCAAGACGGCACACCAGttacaatttaaatacaaatacaacataGTCAAAACAACCAAACAAGCATCACATAAAAAGGAACAGGTCACATATGGCAGTTACATTTTTGAGTTATATGGCATTTTAACATGGTCTTGAATTCATTTAATGGGACTAAAACATTTAGTCCCATTATTGGCTGCTGTCACTGTCTAGACGAGCACTTAACACCGATGACACATTTAGCAAGTCATTCTTAAAATAATGGTGGCGCAACACTTCAGCCGAATAATTATAAATTGTTGCATTGCAGAGAGAATCGGGGGCTTAAAGTTTGAATTTGCATCATCTGTAAGTGAGCAAAATCTAATTGAACTTGAATGCTAATGTGCCATTATTACAGATTCACACTTTCTGAGAGATACTTGTTTGTGCCCCTCATCCttactttctttctctctcttagcTGTAGAACTTAAGCATTTTCTTGCTTAGTAAATCAAACTGCCATGTTTACTGAAATAACAGTGCCTTGGATTGGGGTTGGGTGTATTtgattgtgtgcatgtgtgtgtgggagagtgtGGAGCATGTGAATGTTTTAAGTTCAGGGAAGAGAAAAGTCCAGTGCGCAGTTAGGGATCTTGTGCCAACAAAGTGCACTTAAATTGACAATAGCCAGAGCACCGACAGGCTCCTCTCACTCTGTTTTAGCACAAAAGCCATGCCATAAAGAGTTCATTCCTCTGGTTTGAAAGGCAGCGTGTTCCTCAGATGTTTATTTAATACCATATTACAGCCCAAACACAGCCCTTCAGTTACATGACAAGATGAGCTCTTTGTTCTGGAGTGTGCGATGGTGATGCTTGTAGCTCACATATCTTTTGCCAAACCAGGAATGCCTCTGGGTTTTCATGCCGGAGGTTCACAAAAGGTTCAAGTTGTCATGGTGAAGAGCTGCTCGCATGCATGTGATTATAAAAGTCCCCAACATTCCCAAGAACTCTTGGAATTAGTGAGATTTTGCCTTTCATGCTTAATAGTAAATGTGTATAACTGTTCATGCTACTGGATTCACagaatttatgtttttatagCAGAATTATGTAAACAAATTAAATGGAGAGGAAATATGCtttataaataagataaataatttatattaagatTACCATTGCCTGTCATGTTGATGGAAATGAAtggaggaaaaatatatatatatatatatatatatatatatatatatatatatatacaaaatcccTGAATTCTTCTTAACCTTTTTTTACCTAGATGTGAATctttaaaataatgaatgaacGTAACCTTATCAATAGAACTGAAAAAATgaatatgcattgatatatagCATTTTTCTGGCTGAAGAATAATCATTTGAGCACAGAGCTTCTCCCCTGTACATATGGCTGTGCGTTCAGTTCGACtcgtctctctcctctctctttcGCAGCGAGTGTTATAAAAGAGAGCGTGTGGGTGTGTGACTGTGCATGTGTGAATAGAGGAGCTATTTCTGATCCGCGTGTGTGCTGTTCATTATTCCCTCGGAGGAAAGAGAGTTGGGGAGAAAAGACAAGAGCAGTCGACACCGATTGAGGACCGGTGTGgtcaaacatacacacatcatCACTGGACTCAAGCCACACATGCGACTCCAGTCATGTTTGTGAATGCCACTGACGACCAGTTGACCGTTGTGTCTCTCGTAGTTATAGTCTCTCTACGGCAGCTACCACAGTCCTGATCTCATGTGAAAGCTCGTGTTGATATCTGATCCAGTGTGTCAGGGGTTGTTCTGAAGGTACATGTGTTGTTGGCTTTATTGCGGATGTTATTGAATGTAATCAGTTTGGTTTCTTCTGGTATATTAAACCGATCTGTTGGATTGAAGGCTTTTGTAAGAGTTTTACCGAATCCATGGTTTAGGTGCACATGTAAAGACATTTTACACACCATCCCCCAGATTTGAAGAGATGTTCATCATTAAATAAAGTCGGTCTTTAAAGAACTACACTAGGTCACGTGTGTAGCGGTCTTCGAGAGATGCAGAGCTGTCTGGTTTTCATTTTAAGGCCTTTACTGCTGTGTTTGAGGTATTTATCTACTCTACATGCTATTAGGACTATGCTAACAAGTGGCATTTCTCTTGTCGTTCTCTAGTAATACAAAGTTAATCCCTTAGCTGATTTTTGTCAAATATTTACTACTCCAAAGAATGATTTGTAGTTCTTTTCCGTTGTGCTTTTGGTTTAAACTCATAGCAGTAGCCAGGAAAGGTTAAAGGTTGTTTCTGGAGGACTTGATAAAGTTGATCCTCTGTGATGGGTTGATTATCGttcttttcatttactttttaaaagtttctgtttcataaaaaaaagtagatgtttcagacattttttgtgtttctgtttaGGAGAGGGAGTGCTTCAGATGATTTTAAGTCTTAAAGATTGAATGCATTCACAAGTCTGTAATGTCTCAATcattatttgaaaattaaaaataacttgatCTCTGTTAATATGGTCTCTTTTTATTCCTTCAAActcattttattcaattttaaataaatgcattctgtTTCCTGTGACTTGAGACCGGATCCAAGTCAAACAAACAAGTGGTTCTCAACAAGTTCCTGATTGGGTTGTAGAAGatatattagaaaacaaactCTTAAAGATCTATTTTGATGGTAACTTGGAAATTTTTGCCCCAAAATTTATCAAATGCAAGTGTTCAGTATCACACTTCAGTTGTTGTTTATGCTTTTATAACACTGTCAGATTAATCTTTTTGCTTGTCCAGTGTGAAGTCTGGGACCTTACATGAAAGCAGTTGAAAATCCCTTTTATGAATTGAGTCATTTCAAATAACAAGTATTTAAACAGCCTTGTGAGCAACCTGTGATCACATATTTAGTGGcacagatttgtatttatttatttttagttctcTTTATTCTCCTTAGGGTGCTGCACACAGGAAAACATGAATAAAagccttttaaaaatgtaaattctaaacaaaaatgaaagacaaaaacatattttaattactTCTATATTGGAATATGCCGGCATACGCATCTATAAAAACATGGGCTACATAAAGTGTGATCTGTATCAACTACAGATGGGTTGGGTACATCCCCTCATCTTTTCAACTCTACATGCTCATGGAAACATTCAGTACTTTAGACTTTGAGTATAGAAGACAGAATGGAAgtcaaaataaaaaaggattcTTTTCAATGGATCAACACCCACCATTTAGAGCTCAGTCTAAAAATGAAGCgtgtcaaataaatgttttggcATGAACGCTCAAATTAGACAACTCACTCAGTCCTCCAAATGTACTTGTGTCTCTTAGTGAGGGTACCATGTAGTTCCAGCAAACCTTAAGTTAAGGGAGTgtgtgtaaagtgtgtgtgtgtgtgtgtgtgtgtgtgtgtgtgtaaacattccTATTTTAAACTTGTGGTCCAAACCTGCCTATAGTGTGACTGTGTATAGAATGATGTGGCACTAATTCTATATATTATGTACAGTTTTTGTCAGGCGTGTGTGTCGGTGTAGGCAAGTGTACATCAGATGTACAGTAAAGTACATACATTGTGAATGATGAGTGAATAATGTGTACAATATGTGAGCTGTGTGTGGTCAGTTCCAGATCTTCAGGAAGCTGTCCCAGGAACCTGTACACACAGCCATGCCATCATCTGTGACCCCAAGACAACTCACACGATTGTCATGGCCAGCCAGCACTCCTGGAAGAGATAATGAGTGGGAAGGGTTAACATTTAGTTTATATTGGGTCAGTACAAAACTCATACTTTTAATAGATTTCCCACCTCATGCACCATGAAAAAATATGCTTTGACCTTTACATGAGTCTCTTATGCCCACTTATTTCATCAAAAAGTCTTCAAAAACCATAATATTGAGAAATGTTGCAATTTAAAAGAAACTTTATCGAACCgtttaatgttttgataatgATCAAAAGTATTATTAATCATTTCCATATAAAGagcatatttaaaattaatgtgcCATTTGagtattgtatttgtattattgtaaatctaaaatatgtacacagtatCCACTAGAAGCAATGCAACAAACCTATCTTGCACTATAGGCAGCTTTGATGATTTTAGTACTGCAAAATTTTTGATTTTAATCTAATGCAAGGATTTAGTGCTAAATACTGTATTTAACCAGTCAAATCTTCTGCCCCTAAACCCTATAGATCTCACTGTTGTTCAGGGACCTCACAATTCACAAATAAACCACTGTGGTTACTGTACTGCCGCAAAATAATGACCCCGGTATGTTCACCTGCTCGGTCTCCCTTCATGGCGTCCCAGATGTTGCAGTTAAAGTCATCGTAGCCGGCGAGCAGCAGACGGCCAGAACGGGAGAAGGCCACAGAGGTGATGCCACAGATGATATTATCATGAGAGTATAAACACAGCTCCTGATCCGCACGCAGGTCAAACAGCCTGCAGGTGGCGTCATCAGAACCAGTTGCAAACGCACTGCCGCTGGGGAAGAACTGAGAGATGGAAGGAAAAGAAGTCAAAAGGAAAGGTGACGTGTATTTGTTTAGTCCAGGGGTaagcaagttcggtcctagagagccgcagagttcagcttcaaccctaatcaaacacacctgaacaagctcatcaatccattcaggattactaagatacaggcaggtgaggttttttttttttcagggttggagctgaactgtgcaggactgcggctctctcggaccgaacttgcctacccctggtttAGCATTTACTCACACAGACAGCGTTGATGTCTGACTCGTGCCCGGTGAACGTCTGTCTGCACATGCTGTCTCTGATGTCCCAGAGCTTAATTGAGGCGTCACAGGCCCCAGAGATGAAGGTCTGCGAGTCTGGAGCTAATGACAGACTCATCACATCTCCACTGTGACCTGAGAACAGCGTGGTCTGCTGACCGGTCTCCACGTCCCACAGAGCGCTGGAACAAACACAACTGGAAGGTTAAAACGTGCAACCTGCACAGATATTATTGAAATTGAAAACAAACATTATAACTGAACGGTGTGTTTGACTGCAGTGATTCTCAGCTGGTCTAATTACAGACAGCAGAAG harbors:
- the gnb2 gene encoding guanine nucleotide-binding protein G(I)/G(S)/G(T) subunit beta-2, with translation MSELEQLRQEAEQLRNQIRDARKACGDSTLTQITAGLDPVGRIQMRTRRTLRGHLAKIYAMHWGSDSRFLVSASQDGKLIIWDSYTTNKMHAIPLRSSWVMTCAYAPSGNFVACGGLDNICSIYSLKTREGNVRVSRELPGHTGYLSCCRFIDDNQIITSSGDTTCALWDVETGQQTTLFSGHSGDVMSLSLAPDSQTFISGACDASIKLWDIRDSMCRQTFTGHESDINAVCFFPSGSAFATGSDDATCRLFDLRADQELCLYSHDNIICGITSVAFSRSGRLLLAGYDDFNCNIWDAMKGDRAGVLAGHDNRVSCLGVTDDGMAVCTGSWDSFLKIWN